The genomic region CTGACGGCGATGCGCGGCGTGCCGCGCGAGCGGGCCGCGATCTCGCGCGCGCCGTCGTCGGTGAGCTCCATCCCCAGCACGCCCGCCGCCCGGCGCACCACGGCCATCAGCTCCTCGATGCGGTAGAAGTCGAGCCGGATGGGAATGCCGAAGCGGTCGCGCAGCGGATTGGTGAGCAGCCCCATGCGCGTGGTGGCGCCGATGAGTGTAAACGGCGGCAGGTCGATCTTCACCGAGCGTGCGGCCGGCCCTTCGCCGATGATGATGTCCAGCTGGAAATCCTCCATCGCGGGATAGAGGATCTCCTCGACCATGGGGCTCAGGCGATGGATCTCGTCGATGAAGAGCACGTCGTGCGGCTCAAGATTGGTGAGCAGCGCCGCGAGATCCCCGGGCCGGGCGATCACCGGGCCCGAGGTCGCACGGAAGCCGACGCCGAGCTCGCGCGCGATGATCTGGGCCAGCGTCGTCTTGCCGAGGCCCGGCGGGCCGAAGAGCAGCACGTGATCCAGCGCCTCGCCGCGCGCGCGGGCGGCGGCGATGTAGACCTTGAGATTCTCCCGCTCGCGGTCCTGGCCGATGAACTCGTCCAGCCGGCGCGGGCGCAGCACCGCCTCCGCCTCGTCCTCGGGTGTCGGCGCGCGGTCGATCAGGCGGTCCCCGCTCATCCGGCAAGCTCCTTCAGGCTGTCACGGATGAGGCCGGCGAGATCCGGCTCGCCGCCGCGCGCAAGCTGCGCGCGCACCGCCCGCAGGGCCTCCATGCGCCCATAGCCGAGATGCACCAGCGCCGATACCGCATCCTCGACAAGCCCGTGGTCCGCCGCGGTGGCCGCGCCGCCGCCTTCCGCCGCGCCGCCCGCCGGCAGACCGCCGAGCCGGTCCTTGAGTTCATGGCAGATGCGCTGGGCGAGCTTGCGGCCGACCCCGGGCGCGCGCGCGAGCGCCGCGTGATCCCCGGCCGCGATCGCAAGCTGCAGCGCCTCGCCGTCCAGCACGGAGAGCAGCCCGAGCGCAAGCTTCGCGCCGACACCCGAGACCCCGCACAGCATCCGGAACAGCGTGCGCTCGCCCGCGTCCGCGAAACCGTAGAGATGTATGTGGTCCTCGCGCACATGGGTCTCGATCGCAAGCGCCGCCTCCTCGCCGGGGGCAAGGCGCGCCAGCAGCCGGGCCGGCGCGAAGACGAGATAGCCGACCCCCCCGACATCGAGGACGAGATGCCCCTCGCCGACCTCCGCGACGATGCCCTTCAGCCGGGCGATCACCGCCGCCCTCCCCGCCGCGCGAGCAGGGCTGCGGCCGCACCGGCATGGTGGGCGTGGCAGATGGCGACCGCGAGCGCGTCCGCCGCATCCGCGCCGTCCACCGCGATCCCGCCGAGCAGCACGCGCACCATCATCCGCACCTGCTCCTTTCCCGCATGGCCGACGCCGACCACCGCCTTTTTTACCGCGTTCGGCGCGTATTCGGCGATCTCGAGGCCCGCCTCGGCCGGCACCAGCAGCACCACACCACGGGCCTGCCCCAGTTTCAAGGTCGATGCGGGATTGCGGTTGACGAAGGTCTCCTCGACCGCCGCGCAATCCGGGGCCGCATCCGCGATCACCCGTCTCAGTCCGGCGGCCAGCATGGCCAGCCGCTCCGGCAACGGGGCGGCGGCATCGGAGCGGATCGTGCCGTGACCGAGGTGGACGAGGCGCGTGCCCTCGGCCGCCACCAGCCCCCATCCGGTGGCGCCGAGCCCGGGATCGAGGCCGAGGATGCGCATGGGCGGGGCCTTTCGGCCTGGTGGTCCGGCGTGCCGGGCGGGCCGCAGTCCCGGTCTCAGGCCGCTTCGAGCTTCTCCATCACCTCGTCCGAGATGGCGTAGTTGCCGTAGACCTCCTGGACGTCGTCATTGTCCTCGAGTGCGCTGATGAGCTTCATCAGCTTCTCGGCGTCCTCGAGACTCACCGGCACCTCATCCTTGGCCTTCCAGGCGAGCTTGGCCGACTGCGGCTCTCCCAGCCGCTCCTCCAGCGCCCGCGCGACCTGCGCCAGCATGTCCGGCGCGCAGGTGATCTCATGGGCGTGCCGGTCGGATTCCACGTTGTCGGCACCGGCCTCGGCGGCCGCCTCGAAGACGGTGTCCGCATCGGCGACCGCGGCGGGATAGACGATCAGCCCCACGCGCTCGAACAGGAAGCTGGCGCAGCCCGTCTCGCCCATGTTGCCGCCGTTCTTGGAGAAGATGGCGCGCACCTCGGCCGCCGTGCGGTTGCGGTTGTCGGTGAGCGCCTCGACGATGAGCGCCGTGCCGCCCGGGCCGAAGCCCTCGTAGCGGACCTCCTCGTAGTTCTCGGCATCCGCGCGCTGGGAGGAGGCGATGGCGCGCTCGATGCGGTCCTTGGGCATGGAGGCGGCACGGGCGTTGGCGATCGCCGTGCGCAGGCGCGGATTGGACGCGGGATCCGGGGAGCCGAGCTTGGCCGCCACCTGGATCTCGCGGGCGAGCTTGTTGAAGAGCTGGGCGCGCTTCTTGTCCTGCGCGCTCTTCCTGTGCATGATGTTCTTGAACTGTGAATGACCGGCCATGGCGTCCCTCGTCCTGCGGCTCGGATGCTGGAAGGGTGCTGCGGGCCGGCCTCGTCGCCGCCCCGCGGATCGCGAGCCTTTTACTGCGCGGGGCGCCGGCTGCCAAGGGGGCGGCGCCGCGCCGGATGCGGAACCGCGGGCGCGTGTCGGCCCGCCCGGGGTAACAACGCGGCCAGGGGAGCTGGCGGATGGAGCGGAAGCCCGTGATCTCGCCTCTCGGCCTCGTCTTCGGGGCCTTCATGGCCTTCATGCTGGGGGGCATCCTGTCTCCCTGGTGGTGGCTGGTGACCGCGGTCTTCCTGGGCCTGTGGCTCATCGACCTCGTGCGCTTCCTGCGCCGACCCTTCTGATGCGGCCGGGCCCCTCTCCGCACACTGATGACCCATCATTGAATCGTCGTTCGCCGGCTTGACCGGCGAACCCGGCCGGCAGCAATCGCGACTCCGGCGCCGGTATGCGCACAGGCTTGTGACCGGCCCATCCCCACGCAGACGGAGGCGCACACCGCAGGATGCTTGCGCCGCGGTGGCAAACACCCCATATCGAGGGAACCGCACGGGGGAGACCCCGGCCGCGTCGATAGCCTGGCGGTGGAGGGTCCAAGGCGCGGCGGAAATCGGAGGCGGCCTCCGCGATGGAGGCCGCTTTCTCATGTTCGCCGCGGGGCGAGGACACCGAAACCCATCCCCGCGCAGGCGGGGGAACCAGTGTCGGCGAACTCGTCGGCGGCAAACCGGCGGGCCCATCCCCGCGCAGGCGGGGGAACCTCGGGCAAGTACACGACACTCGCCCAGAACCGCGGCCCATCCCCGCGCAGGCGGGGGAACCCTGCCCCGCCAGGATCTGCTCCAGATGCATGGGGGCCCATCCCCGCGCAGGCGGGGGAACCGACGGCGCCATCTGCCGGGCGGCGGAAGGTCGGGGCCCATCCCCGCGCAGGCGGGGGAACCGCGGCCGCAAGCGTCGCGCGGGTGATACCATACGGCCCATCCCCGCGCAGGCGGGGGAACCCCGACCTCGATCCATGCCGGGCCGTCCCATCGCGGCCCATCCCCGCGCAGGCGGGGGAACCTCGCCGTCGTCATCGACGAGCTCGGCCGCGTACGGCCCATCCCCGCGCAGGCGGGGGAACCTGACCGTTCAGTCCAGCGTGACCGCCAAGGCAGGGCCCATCCCCGCGCAGGCGGGGGAACCCGGTGTGGGATCCCTGCTGCGGAGATGGTGCACGGCCCATCCCCGCGCAGGCGGGGGAACCGGCGTCGCCCAGGAGGGCGGTTTCGTGAGACGGGGCCCATCCCCGCGCAGGCGGGGGAACCCTGGTGCGGCTCTGGGGGCCGCAGGAGGGGCCAGGCCCATCCCCGCGCAGGCGGGGGAACCCAGGACGCGCTGTTGAGCAGTGCGAGGCGGAGCGGCCCATCCCCGCGCAGGCGGGGGAACCGGCCAAAAGCTTTTCTTTTGCACATGACTCAAGGGCCCATCCCCGCGCAGGCGGGGGAACCCGGTCCGCCTGATCCACGATCACGGGCGCAATGGGCCCATCCCCGCGCAGGCGGGGGAACCCCTCTCGCAGTCGTCCAGCGTCTCTTCCAGCGCGGCCCATCCCCGCGCAGGCGGGGGAACCCCGGTCATCCAGCCCGACTTTTTCACCCTTCTTCGCCCATCCCCGCGCAGGCGGGGGAACCCCTCCGGATGATTGCATCGAGGTCGATCAGTGGGGCCCATCCCCGCGCAGGCGGGGGAACCACGTGGCGCGATCTCGCATGGGCCGTGGCGGGGGGCCCATCCCCGCGCAGGCGGGGGAACCGCGACCGTGGCCGTCCAGGGGTGGGACCCGGCGGGCCCATCCCCGCGCAGGCGGGGGAACCTCCAGAAATGCCCGGATAAACGAAATCCGGGCAGGCCCATCCCCGCGCAGGCGGGGGAACCGTGTCGCTGACGGTCACGGGATGGCTTATCAAGGGCCCATCCCCGCGCAGGCGGGGGAACCTCTGCGCCTGAGGCGTCCAGGGCCCATCCCCGCGCAGGCGGGGGAACCACTGCGCAGACGGCCCATCCCCGCGCAGGCGGGGGAACCTCGAGGCGAGCCGCTCGTAGATCTGCTGCATGCGGCCCATCCCCGCGCAGGCGGGGGAACCCCCTTCGGGCGCGCGCTCGAGCGGCATCAAGCAGGCCCATCCCCGCGCAGGCGGGGGAACCTCCTCGATGAGGTCGAGTGGCTGAAGTCGTGTGGGCCCATCCCCGCGCAGGCGGGGGAACCCTGGAAGGCAAGAAGATTCTGGTCCGGGGCCAAGGCCCATCCCCGCGCAGGCGGGGGAACCCAGGTGCGCCGCGTACAGCAGCGCGACCTCCGGGGCCCATCCCCGCGCAGGCGGGGGAACCACCGGCACCGTCTCCCCCTTCTACATCACCCCGGGCCCATCCCCGCGCAGGCGGGGGAACCTAGGCGACTGCGAAGTCGGTGGTGTCGTGGGGCGGCCCATCCCCGCGCAGGCGGGGGAACCGGGCCGTCGGTTGACGGTCAGCGTGACTGCCGGGCCCATCCCCGCGCAGGCGGGGGAACCAATCTCATACATTGCATATCAGTTGCACGGCCCATCCCCGCGCAGGCGGGGGAACCCTCGCGGCCCCGTCGCCGGCCGCGCTGAGGCCCATCCCCGCGCAGGCGGGGGAACCCTGCTACGCTTCAAGCAGGTTCATTGGCGTTCTCCGGCCCATCCCCGCGCAGGCGGGGGAACCCCGCCACCGGCTGGCTGCCATGTGGGGATCCCGGGCCCATCCCCGCGCAGGCGGGGGAACCACCTCACCGGTGAATGGGCCGGAGGGCGCCTGAGGCCCATCCCCGCGCAGGCGGGGGAACCGCGACGGCAGCAGGGGCTGCGGACAGGCGGGCCCATCCCCGCGCAGGCGGGGGAACCACCGTCAGCAACCCCGTGACTGTCCTGGGCATGGGCCCATCCCCGCGCAGGCGGGGGAACCTGCGGCTTGAGCTCGAAAAGGAGGTCAAGCCGAGGCCCATCCCCGCGCAGGCGGGGGACCCCGGAGGTTTGGTAGGTTGAAGGAGATGAAGGCGGGCCCATCCCCGCGCAGGCGGGGGAACCACGAATGCGGCGAGGTCGGAGGCGGTGCGGAGGGGCCCATCCCCGCGCAGGCGGGGGAACCTTGGTAGGGCTCGATGCGCACAAGATACAGCGCGGCCCATCCCCGCGCAGGCGGGGGAACCGGCAAATACATCACCTGGCACGCCGGCGGCATGGGCCCATCCCCGCGCAGGCGGGGGAACCGCACCGGGGGTTGCGGAACCCGCAGCGGTCGAAGGCCCATCCCCGCGCAGGCGGGGGAACCTTCGGGAATATCCAGAATAGAGATTGCTTGCCCGGCCCATCCCCGCGCAGGCGGGGGAACCGCCGCCATCGCCGTGGAGATGACGGCCGAGGCCGGCCCATCCCCGCGCAGGCGGGGGAACCCCGCCCTGCGGGCTCGCTCTATCCACTCATCGGGGCCCATCCCCGCGCAGGCGGGGGAACCTGCGGCCTGGGTTCGACGGTCGGGTGACCGCGCGGGCCCATCCCCGCGCAGGCGGGGGAACCTTCTCGTACGGCCGAAACCGCACAGCAAGGCCGGGCCCATCCCCGCGCAGGCGGGGGAACCTGTACGCTTCAAGCAGGTTCATTGGCTTTCTCCGGCCCATCCCCGCGCAGGCGGGGGAACCCCGAGCTTCTCAACGAGGTGCAGATCAGGGACAGGCCCATCCCCGCGCAGGCGGGGGAACCCCCGGACCTCGATGAGGCCGCCCTCGTCGGGCGGGCCCATCCCCGCGCAGGCGGGGGAACCGGGCTGGCGCGTGCCGTGAGGCCATAGCATGGCGGCCCATCCCCGCGCAGGCGGGGGAACCCCTGAGCTCGCGCCTATAGGCCTCAAGCATACCGGCCCATCCCCGCGCAGGCGGGGGAACCGTCTTCAGGTGGTCGGCAACAAGCCTAACAAGCGGCCCATCCCCGCGCAGGCGGGGGAACCACCGCGATTCGGAATCGGCGGGCTCGCGTATCCGGCCCATCCCCGCGCAGGCGGGGGAACCTTCATATCCCCCTTCCTCAGGTAATGGTGGTAAGGCCCATCCCCGCGCAGGCGGGGGAACCCTGTCCCGTGATAGACGCCAGCCCGCCGTATGAGGCCCATCCCCGCGCAGGCGGGGGAACCTTGTCGGCGGGATTGCTGCTGGCGAACGTGCCAGGCCCATCCCCGCGCAGGCGGGGGAACCAGGAGTTCAGGAAATGCAGGAACGTACGGCTGAGGCCCATCCCCGCGCAGGCGGGGGAACCGGTCAACCCCTCCCGCATCATCTCATGGCGACAGGCCCATCCCCGCGCAGGCGGGGGAACCACAACTCTTGAGCAGCAGCCCAATCAAGAGCACGGCCCATCCCCGCGCAGGCGGGGGAACCGATCGCGAGAACCAGCGCCGCGCCGCTCAAGCCGGCCCATCCCCGCGCAGGCGGGGGAACCATCATCACGGACCTTGTGGCGCTGCGGGTCGCCGGCCCATCCCCGCGCAGGCGGGGGAACCCTCGAAAAGCACCGCGACGTGGACGACAGGTACGGCCCATCCCCGCGCAGGCGGGGGAACCTCCGAGCAGCGGCGGAGTGACCATGGCGTGGATGGCCCATCCCCGCGCAGGCGGGGGAACCCGCTTCGTGCGGGCGCGCGGGCGGTGCGAATGGGGCCCATCCCCGCGCAGGCGGGGGAACCCCAGTCTGGACGGGGTCGTGCCCGTGCCAGCCGGGCCCATCCCCGCGCAGGCGGGGGAACCGTCACATGGGCGACCGCGGATGCGATCTGGTCAGGCCCATCCCCGCGCAGGCGGGGGAACCTCCTCCAGACCATGCGCGAAGTGCTGGACAGCCGGCCCATCCCCGCGCAGGCGGGGGAACCGGAATGAAACGAGGTCGCACCAGTAGCGACCCGGGCCCATCCCCGCGCAGGCGGGGGAACCGACAGGTGCGCCGCGTCCAAGCTGTGGACAAAAGGCCCATCCCCGCGCAGGCGGGGGAACCATGGAGGACGCGGCCTCGGTCACGGCGGCGATCGGCCCATCCCCGCGCAGGCGGGGGAACCCCATTGAGACGCTGCGCCGGCGCCTTGAGGCGGGGCCCATCCCCGCGCAGGCGGGGGAACCATGCCGGCGTGCACCACGCGGCGCCGGATGGCGGGCCCATCCCCGCGCAGGCGGGGGAACCTGGTGAGAGGAGAGACATATGACTGATGACTGGGGCCCATCCCCGCGCAGGCGGGGGAACCTCGACGGCCCACCCCTCAGGTAGCGCCCGCGGGGGCCCATCCCCGCGCAGGCGGGGGAACCGACTCAGCGGCTATGCGCCTGCACAAAGTCGGCGGCCCATCCCCGCGCAGGCGGGGGAACCACGCCACTGATCATGAACACCCCGCGGTCGAACGGCCCATCCCCGCGCAGGCGGGGGAACCAGGTGCCGGGGGTGCGCTCGTGGTATGAGGAGGGGCCCATCCCCGCGCAGGCGGGGGAACCGTTTGCGAGGCGGAAGTGAAACTCCCGTCGGCCGGCCCATCCCCGCGCAGGCGGGGGAACCAGGTGGTGGCGTCGTAGCGGTAGAACTCCTGTGGGCCCATCCCCGCGCAGGCGGGGGAACCGTCGCCTGACTCGACGGCACCCCTTGCACCGCCGGCCCATCCCCGCGCAGGCGGGGGAACCTCATCGAGCGTATCACTGCTCTTTCTAGGCACGGGCCCATCCCCGCGCAGGCGGGGGAACCACACCTCGGAGGCGGGTCGCGCTGACGAGGCGAGGCCCATCCCCGCGCAGGCGGGGGAACCGGGTACGATACCAGTCGTGTGGTGGGCGTCGAGGGCCCATCCCCGCGCAGGCGGGGGAACCAGGATCGTAGGCGTTGCGGCGCTGGCTGTGGTGGGCCCATCCCCGCGCAGGCGGGGGAACCAGGCGGCTGGAAAGCGGCCGCCTCAGCTTTTTGGGCCCATCCCCGCGCAGGCGGGGGAACCGTGACCGCGGCACCGTCCTTGGCGCCCGCCAGCGGCCCATCCCCGCGCAGGCGGGGGAACCGTGCATATGCAGCCCGCTTTGGACTTCGCTTCGGGCCCATCCCCGCGCAGGCGGGGGAACCGTCTCATCAGTGAGCGACGCCCTCCAGTCATCCGGCCCATCCCCGCGCAGGCGGGGGAACCGCCGTCAATTTGGCCATGTTGCTACTCCTTGGGGGCCCATCCCCGCGCAGGCGGGGGAACCTCCTCTTTGGTCCGCCTCATCGTCGACTGGCGCGGCCCATCCCCGCGCAGGCGGGGGAACCCCACAGGGGTGCTGCGTGATGGAGGTCACGTAGGGCCCATCCCCGCGCAGGCGGGGGAACCAGAAATCGACAATGGGTCGACCGAGGCGGCCGGGCCCATCCCCGCGCAGGCGGGGGAACCGTGTAGCGATAGCCTGCCACGGCCTCGCCTGCAGGCCCATCCCCGCGCAGGCGGGGGAACCGGAGGTGGGCACATAAAATTAACAAAAAACACCGGCCCATCCCCGCGCAGGCGGGGGAACCCATACCATCGCGTCCAGGCGGTCCGGGCTCTCAGGCCCATCCCCGCGCAGGCGGGGGAACCTATGACTAGGGCTTTGCGCGCTTGCCCAGTAGAGGCCCATCCCCGCGCAGGCGGGGGAACCTCGACACCTGACCAAGAGCGCCACCCGTTGGACGGCCCATCCCCGCGCAGGCGGGGGAACCTTTTATCCCGCACTACAGCGCGCGGCCCGAAGAGGCCCATCCCCGCGCAGGCGGGGGAACCGCCGCGCGTCTCCATGCTGCCCGGGCCTGCTCGGGCCCATCCCCGCGCAGGCGGGGGAACCGGGCTACAACTTCGTAGCCCGGGTGCATCACCCGGCCCATCCCCGCGCAGGCGGGGGAACCACCCGGGACTATTACGCTCCGCTTCAAGAACAGGGCCCATCCCCGCGCAGGCGGGGGAACCGAAATAGAGGCGTGATAGGAAACACCATTACAGGGCCCATCCCCGCGCAGGCGGGGGAACCGCCGGGCGGTCGAGCGCATCGGCAGGCGACTGCGGCCCATCCCCGCGCAGGCGGGGGAACCCGTCGCCCACCGCGTCATCAAGGCGGTGGCGGGGGCCCATCCCCGCGCAGGCGGGGGAACCGGTGGCAGGCCGACACCAAAGATGCGGCGGCCGGGCCCATCCCCGCGCAGGCGGGGGAACCTTGAGGCCCTTATTGAGGCCCTTAGTGAGGCCCGGCCCATCCCCGCGCAGGCGGGGGAACCACCGTCGGGGCGGTGACGGTGGCGCGGGCCCACGGCCCATCCCCGCGCAGGCGGGGGAACCCTGACCTGCTGCGCGATGGGGGCGAGCCCGCCCGGCCCATCCCCGCGCAGGCGGGGGAACCAGCCGGTCTACGACAAGGCAATGGCGGCCGGCCGGCCCATCCCCGCGCAGGCGGGGGAACCTGAAGGAGAGGTGCGATGCATGAGCCGTTCGCGGGCCCATCCCCGCGCAGGCGGGGGAACCGCACTACCCATCGGTGGCCGAGCTGCTGGAGGCGGCCCATCCCCGCGCAGGCGGGGGAACCCATAGGTGGTTCGACCTCGATCAGCATCTCTGGGGCCCATCCCCGCGCAGGCGGGGGAACCATGCCGGACTCCCGGGTTTATACGCACCGGTGGGGCCCATCCCCGCGCAGGCGGGGGAACCTGCGGGTAATCGTAGGGCGACGGCTGGCACTCAGGCCCATCCCCGCGCAGGCGGGGGAACCCTCGCGGACCAGCTCACGATACACGCGGAGCGCGGCCCATCCCCGCGCAGGCGGGGGAACCGGAGACGCTGACAAGCTCCCGCGCCACGCTTCAGGCCCATCCCCGCGCAGGCGGGGGAACCTCCTCGACGGTGATGCAGTACTGCACCACCGCCGGCCCATCCCCGCGCAGGCGGGGGAACCTATATGACCTCAGAAAGGAGGTCAGCAGCCATGGGCCCATCCCCGCGCAGGCGGGGGAACCGTGGTGCCGCGGGTCACGTGGACGCGCGGGTCCGGCCCATCCCCGCGCAGGCGGGGGAACCTCCAAGAGCTCGTGCGGGCGGAGGCGGCGTGGGGGCCCATCCCCGCGCAGGCGGGGGAACCGGTCGGGGACCCGTTTGCCACACTTATCCTGAGGGCCCATCCCCGCGCAGGCGGGGGAACCGTCAAACTAGCCCGACGATCAACAAGATCGTACGGCCCATCCCCGCGCAGGCGGGGGAACCCTAGCGCGGCCTCGAGGCCTTGCTCTATGTCAGGGCCCATCCCCGCGCAGGCGGGGGAACCCAGGCGCGCCACTAGGCTTGACCGTATGGTACGGGCCCATCCCCGCGCAGGCGGGGGAACCACCTGCAGCGCATCCACCTGACCCGGCAGTACAGGCCCATCCCCGCGCAGGCGGGGGAACCTGTTTGATTTTTCTTCCTCTTTCAAGACGATCGGGCCCATCCCCGCGCAGGCGGGGGAACCGCCGGGTCGCTCACGATCGACCAGCCTGCCTCCGGCCCATCCCCGCGCAGGCGGGGGAACCAAGAAGGAGCCGACCTGAACATCCGTGATCGCCGGCCCATCCCCGCGCAGGCGGGGGAACCCGGTCAAGACGGCCGTGATCGGCGCCCAGATCCGGCCCATCCCCGCGCAGGCGGGGGAACCATACAGTAGCCGGCGCCGGCAGGCCCACAAGCGGGCCCATCCCCGCGCAGGCGGGGGAACCCGGTGATCGTGCCTCCCGTGACGGGAAGATAGGGGCCCATCCCCGCGCAGGCGGGGGAACCGGCGACGAGTTGACTTCGATCCCGCCTTCAGCGGGCCCATCCCCGCGCAGGCGGGGGAACCAGCGCGGCAATCAGCCGATCGATCGCCGCAACAGGCCCATCCCCGCGCAGGCGGGGGAACCCCGGCAGGAAGACTGCCATACTGAAGGGTGATCGGCCCATCCCCGCGCAGGCGGGGGAACCATCACGGTGGCCGGCATCAAGGCGCGCGACCGGGGCCCATCCCCGCGCAGGCGGGGGAACCGACTGAACGGTCAACTCCACCTGTTTGATATCAGGCCCATCCCCGCGCAGGCGGGGGAACCCTTTTTATGAACCAAGCGCCGCCGCCGGGCTGCGGCCCATCCCCGCGCAGGCGGGGGAACCCGGATCTCGCCCCCGAATGGTCCTTTGTGCTCGGGCCCATCCCCGCGCAGGCGGGGGAACCCCGTCGCGGATCGGCTTGAAGGCGGCGACGAGGGGCCCATCCCCGCGCAGGCGGGGGAACCAGGAGCTCGTGCGTGCATGTGCCGCCGACGAGCGGCCCATCCCCGCGCAGGCGGGGGAACCTTGTGGCGCACCTGTGAGCGCTGCCCGGATCGCGGCCCATCCCCGCGCAGGCGGGGGAACCGGATGCGGCGCTGGCGGCCCTGGTGGCCGACCGGGCCCATCCCCGCGCAGGCGGGGGAACCTGCGGTGAGCGATTAGGCTTTCTTCCCGGTGAAGGCCCATCCCCGCGCAGGCGGGGGAACCATTCATCCATTCCAATGACTGAAAAGCCGCAGCGGCCCATCCCCGCGCAGGCGGGGGAACCGTGTCGTAGATTGAATGAAAATCCGACTCTTAGGGCCCATCCCCGCGCAGGCGGGGGAACCGTTTTCAACATAGCTAATTACAAAACGTCTTAAGGCCCATCCCCGCGCAGGCGGGGGAACCCGCGAGAACCAGCGCCGCGCCGCTCAAGAAGCCGGCCCATCCCCGCGCAGGCGGGGGAACCCGCGAGAACCAGCGCCGCGCCGCTCAAGAAGCCGGCCCATCCCCGCGCAGGCGGGGGAACCTTCTTCCGCTTGACGCGCAACTTCAACGAGAAGGGCCCATCCCCGCGCAGGCGGGGGAACCGGACCGCCAATACCAAAATCTTCATACACCACAGGCCCATCCCCGCGCAGGCGGGGGAACCCAGACCGGCGTCGACCGGTCGGGGACGGCCAGCGGCCCATCCCCGCGCAGGCGGGGGAACCCCTCAGCGGCCGAAAGCCGGCCGCCCGTCACAAGGCCCATCCCCGCGCAGGCGGGGGAACCTCTCGGTTGTCATGCCTCTTTTTATTTCATCACGGCCCATCCCCGCGCAGGCGGGGGAACCGTCGGCCTACGCGCCGGCACTAGGGACCGACGGCCCATCCCCGCGCAGGCGGGGGAACCCCGGCCGCGACGACTCGGTGCCCGCCATCGCGGGCCCATCCCCGCGCAGGCGGGGGAACCCCATGCGCGTGCATCACGATCAGCTCGGCGTGCGGCCCATCCCCGCGCAGGCGGGGGAACCGGTGCATTCCTCTGTCCGCGCCCGACTCGGGCCCATCCCCGCGCAGGCGGGGGAACCCCTGCGCTCAATGCC from Rhodothalassiaceae bacterium harbors:
- the ruvB gene encoding Holliday junction ATP-dependent DNA helicase RuvB, which codes for MSGDRLIDRAPTPEDEAEAVLRPRRLDEFIGQDRERENLKVYIAAARARGEALDHVLLFGPPGLGKTTLAQIIARELGVGFRATSGPVIARPGDLAALLTNLEPHDVLFIDEIHRLSPMVEEILYPAMEDFQLDIIIGEGPAARSVKIDLPPFTLIGATTRMGLLTNPLRDRFGIPIRLDFYRIEELMAVVRRAAGVLGMELTDDGAREIAARSRGTPRIAVRLLRRVRDFAAVEKAGRIDRIVADRALNRLKVDAVGLDEMDRRYLETIARLYGGGPVGIETLAAALSEPRDALEDIIEPYLIQSGFIQRTPRGRVLTAHAFRHLGIAAPPSAAGDLFTTGDDGEGGAVP
- the ruvA gene encoding Holliday junction ATP-dependent DNA helicase RuvA, whose translation is MIARLKGIVAEVGEGHLVLDVGGVGYLVFAPARLLARLAPGEEAALAIETHVREDHIHLYGFADAGERTLFRMLCGVSGVGAKLALGLLSVLDGEALQLAIAAGDHAALARAPGVGRKLAQRICHELKDRLGGLPAGGAAEGGGAATAADHGLVEDAVSALVHLGYGRMEALRAVRAQLARGGEPDLAGLIRDSLKELAG
- the ruvC gene encoding crossover junction endodeoxyribonuclease RuvC translates to MRILGLDPGLGATGWGLVAAEGTRLVHLGHGTIRSDAAAPLPERLAMLAAGLRRVIADAAPDCAAVEETFVNRNPASTLKLGQARGVVLLVPAEAGLEIAEYAPNAVKKAVVGVGHAGKEQVRMMVRVLLGGIAVDGADAADALAVAICHAHHAGAAAALLARRGGRR
- a CDS encoding putative transcriptional regulatory protein, encoding MAGHSQFKNIMHRKSAQDKKRAQLFNKLAREIQVAAKLGSPDPASNPRLRTAIANARAASMPKDRIERAIASSQRADAENYEEVRYEGFGPGGTALIVEALTDNRNRTAAEVRAIFSKNGGNMGETGCASFLFERVGLIVYPAAVADADTVFEAAAEAGADNVESDRHAHEITCAPDMLAQVARALEERLGEPQSAKLAWKAKDEVPVSLEDAEKLMKLISALEDNDDVQEVYGNYAISDEVMEKLEAA